The DNA window GCCCAGACGTATTATCCCAAAAGCAACACTACCGTATACCTGAATCACCTTTCATCACAGATCTTTCAGAAAATCTACAAGACCCGGAGAATAGAACAGAACAGGATCACGTACTTCTTTGGTACTGAGGTGCCGTTGCTGGTGTACGAGTACAGAAGGTATCTCCTGTATGCTTTTCTGTTTTTTATTCTGTTTACCCTGATCGGGGTAGTATCTTCCATCTACGATAAAGACTTTGTGAATATCATCCTTGGGGAGGGCTACGTCAATGAAACTATTGAAAACATTAAGAAAGGGAATGCCGTCGGGGTATATCAGAGCGGATCTACATGGGGGAGCACCATAGGAATTATCTTCAACAATATCGGCGTAGGGGCCAAGCTATATATCTACGGGATTTTTGCCGGGATAGGAACACTCTATCACCTGCTTTCGAACAGCGTAATGCTCGGGTCTTTTCAATACTTTTTTTATGATTACGGAGCTTTGAAGGACAGCGCAAGAGGTATCTGGCTTCATGGCGTCTTTGAAATATTTTCTATGGTAGTGGAAGCTATGTGCGGCCTCATCCTGGGAGCATCCATCCTTTTTCCGAAGACATTTTCCCGGTTCCAGTCTTTTAAGAACGGCTTCAGGGATTCATTCAAAATATTTTTGAGTACAGTGCCTTTCACAGTATGTGCAGGAATTATTGAGGGGTATGTTACCAGGCATGCCCTGAAAATGCCTCTCGTTCTGAATCTGATCATTATTTTCGGTTCACTGGCTGTCATAGGTTTTTACTACTTCGTTTACCCTTCTATTGTCAATAAAAAAATTAATCACTACATCCATGATGCAGTTGTATAAAAAAAGGGACTTCGGATCCTTCATCAGTGATACTTTCAGTTTCTTCAAACAATATGGGAGAAACTATTTCAGGAATTACATGCTTCTGAACGGCCTGCTTCTTATCCTGATGGTCGTGGTCATTGTTTTCGGGTTCCGGGAATTCTTCGGGGTCCTGTTCGGTTCAAACATCAGCGGTCAGAGTTATTATTTTGAGGAATATTTTCAGAATAACCTGGCGGTATTCATTGTCATCGGAATTTTCCTGGCGCTGCTTTCCACAGCTTTGATGACCATTAACTTCCTCTTTCCTGTGTTTTATATGAAACGGGTTTCGCAGGGGCAGGAAAAAATCGGGACGGATGATCTGATGACTGATTTTAAAACCAATATAAAAAAGGTTATGATCCTGTATGCAGGACTTAACTTTCTGGTCATGCCTGTAGCTTTAGTGATCTTCATGATATCCTATGCATTGATCCTGATTTTTATAGGATTGATTCTTTTGCTTTTCATTGTACCGACCCTGGTGAATGTCATTAATTTTCTATGTTTCGATTATTTTAACAGTAACAAGGGGTTCTTTGAGAGTCTGAGCTATGCTGTCCGGTCACAGTTTTCTTACCGCAACGGCAGGGAGAGCTCTCCATACTGGAAGTACTGGGGTGCCACGCTGATTATGGCAATCATTTGCCAGGTGATCATCAGTATTTTTACGGCCATACCTATGGTCATCTTTTTCATAAAATTAACCACCACAGCTTCCAATGCTGATTTTGAACAGAATCCTGCGGAAAACGGATTGGGCATCATATTTTTTGTCATTTATGGGATATCCATGCTGATGTCTTTGCTGCTGATGAATATGCAGTATGTAAATTCCGGACTGATGTATTATGACAGCAGGACAGATCTGCATCAGAAAACAGAGCTCGCAGAAATTGAAACTATCGGAACCCATGAATAAAGTCCTGATCTGCCTGCTGGTTTATTGCTTTTCCGGGTATATTTCTGCTCAGGAACGGGACAGCATGCCGCCGCCCGCAGAAGCCTATGTGGATTCAATGAGCACGGGGCATTACAAGAATATGAACCTGGCAGATTCTGTACTCGCAAAGAACCCTGTTACGGAAAATACGCTATACCCGAAAAAATTCCGGGCCAATCTTCAGCAACGATACAAAGGAGGTGAATTTGATTATTCCACAACGAAGCCCAGAGAATCATTCTGGCAGAAACTGATGAATAAGATTTACAGGATCCTGCAGGGGATCTTCGGGCAAAAGGTATTCTCCGGCTCTGCCAATATAGCGGGGATCCTGATACGCCTTTTTGCGATCATCCTGGTGGGGCTTCTGCTGTACTTTATTATCCGGTACATCCTGGTAAAGAACGGGGGCTTTTTCTTCAGCAGGAAAAACCGCAGGATTCAGATCAACCAGGAAGAGCTTCATGAGAACATTCATGAAATCAATTTTCCTAAGAGTATCGCCGACTTTGAAGCAGCAGGTGATTTCCGTTCTGCCATCCGGTACCAGTTCCTTTTTGCCCTGAAAAAGCTGAGTGATAAAAAACTGATTGTCTGGAATCCGGAGAAGACCAATAAAGATTATGTCTCGGAGCTCAAAGCACCTCATATTAAAAGCGATTTCTCTGCGCTTTCATATGTTTTTGACTATGTATGGTACGGTGAATTCAGTATTGATCAGGATAGCTATATGAAATTCCGGCAACAGTACCAGTCATTTAATCCGTAATCTAACCTGTCTCCACATGAACAAAACTTTCAAAATATATGCTTATATCTTCATCATTATCATGGTGATTCTGGCATTGTTTGAAGTCAATAAAAAAGAAACGACAGACTGGCGTAAAAACTTTGATGTCAATAAAAAATCACCGTTCGGGCTTTTTGTATTCGGTAAAGAAGCCAAAGGACTATTCGGAAATGATTTAAAAAAAATAGAAGAGACCCCGTATGATTATTATAATGAGCATACAAAAGGCGGTCATAATATCCTGGTCATAGAAAAAAGTATAGATGCCGAATCCTGGAAAGCAATCCTGGACCAGGTAAGTGCAGGAGCCGATGCTATGCTGATTGTAAGTGAAATGCCAAAGGAAATATCAGACAGTATCGGGTTTTATGATTCGCAATTGTCTTTCGAAGAACAGAACGTACTTAAACTTACAGATAAGGGCTATCAGAATGATTTCATAAAGCTGGATAAGTTTCCTTCCGGTAAAGGCTTTACCTATATAAAACCCGGTGTTGAAGTCCTTGGGAAAACGGTTGAGAAGAACAATTCTGATCAGGTTAATTTCATTAAGGCTAAATTTGGGAAAGGTACTGTATATGTTCACTGTGAACCACTGTTCCTGACCAACTATTACCTTTTGAAAAGAGGGAATACCAAATATGCTGAAGATGTGCTCTCTTATCTTAAAGACCGTGAAACGGTTTGGTTTATTGAAAGCAGTGCCGGCGGAAAATCGCAGTTTTTTATGCGGTTCATCCTCTCTAACCCTGCACTGAAATATGCATGGTGGGTATTCCTGGGCGGAATGCTGCTGTTCATCTTATTTAATGCAAAAAGGAAGCAGCGGATTGTCCCGGTAATAGAAACGCTGAAGAATACGTCCGTTGACTTTATCAGGAGCATCGGAAACCTGTATCTTCAGGAAGGTGATTTCCACGATATGATGGGCAAGAAAGCGCAGTATTTCCTGAACCGGGTGCGCATGGACCTGCTGATTGATACCCAGCACCTGGATGAGGAGTTCATAAAAAAGCTCCAGCTGAAAACCGGGAAGCCGATAGAAATGATTCAGGAAGCTGTTGCGCTGATTAAAAAGGCGCAGGACCCCTATGCTGCCGTGATGAATGAAGACCTTGGTAAAATGAATGCGCTTCTGGATAAGATTTTAAAATAATAAATAATATAACAATCGCAGCGCGAAAGTAAAGTAATGGATTACTGGACATCCTACCTCGCTGCAGAAAAAAATATCATATGGACAATATTGAAAACCTGAATCCGGAATCCGGGCAGCCTGCCTTACCGGATAATAATGAAAATCAGTTTGAGACAAGAATTGATATGATCGAACTTCGGGCAAGCCTGGAGAAAGTGAAACATGAAATTTCCAAAGTGATTGTCGGGCAGGAGAGTATGATTGAACACCTCCTTGCAGCATTGCTGTCTAACGGGCACGTACTTATTGAGGGCGTTCCTGGAGTAGCCAAAACCATCACGGCTAAATTGCTGGCCAAAACTATTGATGTGGGATTCAGCAGGATCCAGTTTACTCCGGACCTCATGCCTTCCGATATTCTGGGAACCTCGGTATTCAATGTTAAAACTTCTGAATTTGAATTCAAGCAGGGTCCTGTTTTTTCAAATTTTATCCTGATTGACGAGATCAACCGGTCTCCGGCAAAAACGCAGGCAGCACTGTTTGAGGTGATGGAAGAAAGACAGATTACAATGGACGGAACCCGTTATCCGATGGAAGAGCCTTTCCTGGTTGTAGCCACACAGAACCCTATTGAACATGAGGGAACCTACAGGCTTCCGGAAGCGCAGCTGGATCGTTTCCTGTTTAAAATTAATGTCAGTTACCCGGATCTTCAGCAGGAAATAGAGATCATCAGGAACCAGCACGAAAACAGGGCTGAAGACAAGACCGAAGCGGTAAACCGGGTTATTTCAGCCGGACAGCTGAAAAACTACCAGAAACTGGTGAAGGAAATCATTGTAGAGTCCCAGCTGATAGAATATATTGCTAAAATTACCGTCAACACGAGAGAAAATCAATTCCTGTATCTGGGAGCATCACCTAGAGCAAGTTTGGCATTGCTCACCGCGTCAAAAGCATTTGCTGCGCTAAGAGGAAGGGATTTTGTAACTCCGGAAGATATTAAAGAAGCCAGCTACGCTGTGCTGAGGCACAGAGTGATTGTATCGCCGGAAAGAGAAATGGAAGGGCTCACCGCTGATGAAATTATAAGGCAAATTCTAGAGGGAATTGAAATTCCAAGATAATACGAAAGCGAAGGGGGTATATAATTAAACTCCGGTTTATTCACCCTTCTTATCGTCTGTGTTTATAATCACTGTAGTATTTTTAACCTACTCTTGTAGCCTTCAACCTGACCTCTGAAAAATGAAAAACCTTTATATCAATACACGTTTTTTTTTCGCGCTCATCGGAGTGGGGATCCTGTATGTTTTTGCATTTTTCTTTCCGTTTTTAATGTGGGTGGCACATATACTTCTCTTGCTCTGCTTTTTTACGGCTATGGTAGAATACCTTCTGCTGTTTAATGCAAAAAATGGAATCTCAGCCCAAAGGATCCTTCCGGAAAAACTTTCCAATGGCGATGAGAATCCTGTGAAAGTGGACATCAGGAACAACTACGATTTTACACTTAATGTCAGGGTGATTGATGAAATCCCATTTCAGTTCCAGAAAAGGGATTTCCTGATTGAAAAGCAGATTGAGCCCGGCAGGAATACGTATTTCCAGTATATTCTTGAACCCAAGGAAAGAGGAGAATACAGCTTCGGAAACCTGAATATTTATGCTTCATCACCGGTAGGCTTTATTTCCAAACGGTTTACATTCCAGAAAGATGCTTTATTGCCTGCCTATCCTTCATTCATCCATCTCAGAAAATATGAACTGATGGCCCTGCAAAGCGAATTTTTGCTGGGCGGGATCAAAAGGATCAGGAAGCTGGGGCATACCATGGAATTCGAGCAGATTAAAGAGTATGTTCCCGGGGATGATATCAGGACCATCAACTGGAAAGCCACATCAAAAACCAATCGTTTAATGGTCAACCAGTTTCAGGATGAAAAATCGCAGCGTATCTTTATGCTGATTGATACCGGAAGAACCATGAAGATGCCGTTTAAAGGACTGAGCCTGCTGGATTATTCCATCAATGCAACTATGGCTCTTTCACACATCATCCTTAAAAAAGGAGACCGCGCGGGAATGATGACCTTTTCCAAGAAAACGGAAAACAAGATTGCAGCCGACAACAAATCCGGACAGCTGAGAAAAATTTCAGAAGCGCTGTACAATATTAAAACCGATTTCTTTGAAAGTGATTTCAGCCGTTTGTACCAGGATGTCAAATACACACTGAATCAGAGGAGCCTGATCCTGCTTTTCACCAATTTTGAAACACTTGATGGCCTGAACCGGCAGATGAAATACCTCAGGGGAATTGCCCGGAACCATCTATTGGTTGTGGTTTTTTTCAAGAACGCAGAACTGCAGACTTTGCTGAACGGCAATCCTGAAAACATGCAGGAAATATACGATGAAATCGTAGCTGAGAAATTTGAGTTTGAAAAAAAACTGATTATTCAGGAACTCCGTAAATACGGAATTTACACGGTGTATACCTTACCAGAAAACCTGAATGTTGATGTCATCAACAAATACCTTGAGATAAAAGCGAGAGGAATTCTCTAACTTTGCCTATATGATCAGGGCAAATCAATTTGCATCTGTATTACCTTAAAATCAAAACAATGAAAATAACGCTGAACAGAATTAATGATGAGTACTTATTCCAGTGTATCAATGCCCAGGGAAATTCCATCCTGCTGGATAATACTACGCAACCCGGAGCTAAGGGTGTATCTCCCATGGAAAGCATGCTGATGGCTGTGGCGGGCTGCAGCGGCATTGATGTGGTTTCTATTCTGAAGAAACAGAGACAGGAAATTACCGGCTTTTCTGCTGAAGTAGAAGGGGAAAGGGTTGTAGTAGACGATGCAAAACCTTTTAAGTCCATTATGGTTAAATTCATGCTGGAAGGTATCATTGATCCTAAAAAAGCGTTTAAAGCAGCGGAACTGTCATTTGAAAAGTACTGTTCAGTCTCCAAAACTCTGGAACCCAATGTAGAGATCAGTTATGAAGTATTCGTCAACGGAGAGAAAGTCTGATGGATTTTTCACCTGCACAACAGAACCCGGGCCATGCAATGGCCCGGGTTCTTTACTGTGTATTTTAACAGATATTATTTTTTGATCATTTTTGAGCTTTTTACAGAGCCGTCCTTCATGGTTAAAGTCAGGATGTAAACACCTGTTTTCAGATCTCCTAAATGTACTGTAGAAGCTGGTTTTTCTATGGTTCTCACTGTAATGCCGGAAAGATCAGTAATCGTTGCTGCTCTCACATCATTGGCTTTCTCAATGGTAACCGCATCCACAAATGGGTTAGGATAAGCAATAAGTTCTTTGGCAGAGGCCTTAACTTCACTGGTCGCTAATTGCAAAGGCTCAAGAGTTACGGTAATTTTAAAAGTATTGTTGTCTACTTTGTTGTGCGTAACAGTACAGCCTGAGCTTCCATAAGTTCTCCATGCTCTCAGTTCAAATGTTACATTACCGGTAAGGTTATTGGCCATTGTAAGTCCGGTCCTGTTATAAGAATAAGTTCCTGTAGAACCTCCTGATCCGGACGTAATAGACGCTTCCGTTGTATTGTTGGTTGTACATGCCAAAATACTTCTCTGTTCTTCCATGTATCCGTTAGATACGGTTGACATTTTATAAGAAACATCGGTAGATTTAATCTTATATCCTGAAGGAATGCTGATGGTCAGGGTTCCCGGACAGGTAGTAGTGGATGTAGTGGTAATCGATGCAGCGCTGGCAAATAACGTACTGATATCCCCTGCAGTATAAGTTGCGGATACTTGTCCGGGTGTAAACTGGGTCATTGTCCAGTAGCTCTGTGTAGACCCGCAGTTTGAGCGTACCCAGAAATAATACGTCTGTCCCGTAGTCAAACTGTTTAACGTAACTGAGGTAACTCCTGCTGCCGTACTTCCTGTAGGGGCGGTAGCAGCGGTAGGAGCGGTAGCTGAAGTACTCATATAATACTGATACCCTGAAGCAGGAGCGCTTGAAGGAGCAGTCCAGTTGATGGTAGCACCGCCGGTCGTCGTTGTGGAAGTTACGTTGGTAGGCGTTGGGCAGGAATTGTATACATCTGCCGAGAACGCAAAAATGTTAGGGATATTTCCTACAGTAGTACCAGAGGGCTGCGGGTTTACTTTCGTCACCTTAACACTCTGAATGGTCTTTGACTGGTTAGCCGCGCTTATCGCCAGAGGAATCTGATACAGCCTGGGATTGGATGTGTCAGCTTCTAAACCGTCTGTCGTCTTTTTAATCCTTCCGATACCCTGGATGGCAAAATTGCTGCCTCCGTACCAGTCTGAAATATCTATTCCTGAAAAAGTCTGTATCGTAGCGTCAGAAAAATTAACCACTACATCTACCTGACTATCACCGCTTCCGGATGTAGCCAGCATATAAAGGTTTACAGCTGCCTTAGGGGTTGTGAATGTTAAAGTACCGTTATCACCTATATTCAATAGTCTTAATGAGTTGTTTCCGCTGTAAGAAGCCAGTTGATAGTTCAATCCTGCCGGTGATGCGGCTGCGGAATTAATCAGCCCGTTAGTAGGAAGCCCGTAAGTAAGTGTTGCACTGGACGCTGTCAATTGAAAATCCTTGGAAACGAATGCATAATTTACACCATCTACATCACTGTTAGTAGAAGTAGCAGACGATCCTACGCCATTAGCAATTACATCAGCATTGAACCCGCTTAAGGGTACAGTCTGGTATTGTTGTGCCTGGGCAGAAGTGAAGGCAAGGCTTAAAAGAGCGATGCCCGCAATAGGGAATAGTTTTCCTTTCATAAAATATTTATTTTTTAAATTGTTATGCTAATGTAGGTATTTA is part of the Chryseobacterium camelliae genome and encodes:
- a CDS encoding DUF4129 domain-containing protein, with protein sequence MNKVLICLLVYCFSGYISAQERDSMPPPAEAYVDSMSTGHYKNMNLADSVLAKNPVTENTLYPKKFRANLQQRYKGGEFDYSTTKPRESFWQKLMNKIYRILQGIFGQKVFSGSANIAGILIRLFAIILVGLLLYFIIRYILVKNGGFFFSRKNRRIQINQEELHENIHEINFPKSIADFEAAGDFRSAIRYQFLFALKKLSDKKLIVWNPEKTNKDYVSELKAPHIKSDFSALSYVFDYVWYGEFSIDQDSYMKFRQQYQSFNP
- a CDS encoding stage II sporulation protein M produces the protein MREVYFIKQNKEKWLGIEQVIQGKVKKNPDDLSSLYINLINDLSFAQTYYPKSNTTVYLNHLSSQIFQKIYKTRRIEQNRITYFFGTEVPLLVYEYRRYLLYAFLFFILFTLIGVVSSIYDKDFVNIILGEGYVNETIENIKKGNAVGVYQSGSTWGSTIGIIFNNIGVGAKLYIYGIFAGIGTLYHLLSNSVMLGSFQYFFYDYGALKDSARGIWLHGVFEIFSMVVEAMCGLILGASILFPKTFSRFQSFKNGFRDSFKIFLSTVPFTVCAGIIEGYVTRHALKMPLVLNLIIIFGSLAVIGFYYFVYPSIVNKKINHYIHDAVV
- a CDS encoding DUF4013 domain-containing protein; its protein translation is MMQLYKKRDFGSFISDTFSFFKQYGRNYFRNYMLLNGLLLILMVVVIVFGFREFFGVLFGSNISGQSYYFEEYFQNNLAVFIVIGIFLALLSTALMTINFLFPVFYMKRVSQGQEKIGTDDLMTDFKTNIKKVMILYAGLNFLVMPVALVIFMISYALILIFIGLILLLFIVPTLVNVINFLCFDYFNSNKGFFESLSYAVRSQFSYRNGRESSPYWKYWGATLIMAIICQVIISIFTAIPMVIFFIKLTTTASNADFEQNPAENGLGIIFFVIYGISMLMSLLLMNMQYVNSGLMYYDSRTDLHQKTELAEIETIGTHE
- a CDS encoding DUF4350 domain-containing protein, coding for MNKTFKIYAYIFIIIMVILALFEVNKKETTDWRKNFDVNKKSPFGLFVFGKEAKGLFGNDLKKIEETPYDYYNEHTKGGHNILVIEKSIDAESWKAILDQVSAGADAMLIVSEMPKEISDSIGFYDSQLSFEEQNVLKLTDKGYQNDFIKLDKFPSGKGFTYIKPGVEVLGKTVEKNNSDQVNFIKAKFGKGTVYVHCEPLFLTNYYLLKRGNTKYAEDVLSYLKDRETVWFIESSAGGKSQFFMRFILSNPALKYAWWVFLGGMLLFILFNAKRKQRIVPVIETLKNTSVDFIRSIGNLYLQEGDFHDMMGKKAQYFLNRVRMDLLIDTQHLDEEFIKKLQLKTGKPIEMIQEAVALIKKAQDPYAAVMNEDLGKMNALLDKILK
- a CDS encoding T9SS type A sorting domain-containing protein; translated protein: MKGKLFPIAGIALLSLAFTSAQAQQYQTVPLSGFNADVIANGVGSSATSTNSDVDGVNYAFVSKDFQLTASSATLTYGLPTNGLINSAAASPAGLNYQLASYSGNNSLRLLNIGDNGTLTFTTPKAAVNLYMLATSGSGDSQVDVVVNFSDATIQTFSGIDISDWYGGSNFAIQGIGRIKKTTDGLEADTSNPRLYQIPLAISAANQSKTIQSVKVTKVNPQPSGTTVGNIPNIFAFSADVYNSCPTPTNVTSTTTTGGATINWTAPSSAPASGYQYYMSTSATAPTAATAPTGSTAAGVTSVTLNSLTTGQTYYFWVRSNCGSTQSYWTMTQFTPGQVSATYTAGDISTLFASAASITTTSTTTCPGTLTISIPSGYKIKSTDVSYKMSTVSNGYMEEQRSILACTTNNTTEASITSGSGGSTGTYSYNRTGLTMANNLTGNVTFELRAWRTYGSSGCTVTHNKVDNNTFKITVTLEPLQLATSEVKASAKELIAYPNPFVDAVTIEKANDVRAATITDLSGITVRTIEKPASTVHLGDLKTGVYILTLTMKDGSVKSSKMIKK
- a CDS encoding AAA family ATPase; this encodes MDNIENLNPESGQPALPDNNENQFETRIDMIELRASLEKVKHEISKVIVGQESMIEHLLAALLSNGHVLIEGVPGVAKTITAKLLAKTIDVGFSRIQFTPDLMPSDILGTSVFNVKTSEFEFKQGPVFSNFILIDEINRSPAKTQAALFEVMEERQITMDGTRYPMEEPFLVVATQNPIEHEGTYRLPEAQLDRFLFKINVSYPDLQQEIEIIRNQHENRAEDKTEAVNRVISAGQLKNYQKLVKEIIVESQLIEYIAKITVNTRENQFLYLGASPRASLALLTASKAFAALRGRDFVTPEDIKEASYAVLRHRVIVSPEREMEGLTADEIIRQILEGIEIPR
- a CDS encoding DUF58 domain-containing protein; this encodes MKNLYINTRFFFALIGVGILYVFAFFFPFLMWVAHILLLLCFFTAMVEYLLLFNAKNGISAQRILPEKLSNGDENPVKVDIRNNYDFTLNVRVIDEIPFQFQKRDFLIEKQIEPGRNTYFQYILEPKERGEYSFGNLNIYASSPVGFISKRFTFQKDALLPAYPSFIHLRKYELMALQSEFLLGGIKRIRKLGHTMEFEQIKEYVPGDDIRTINWKATSKTNRLMVNQFQDEKSQRIFMLIDTGRTMKMPFKGLSLLDYSINATMALSHIILKKGDRAGMMTFSKKTENKIAADNKSGQLRKISEALYNIKTDFFESDFSRLYQDVKYTLNQRSLILLFTNFETLDGLNRQMKYLRGIARNHLLVVVFFKNAELQTLLNGNPENMQEIYDEIVAEKFEFEKKLIIQELRKYGIYTVYTLPENLNVDVINKYLEIKARGIL
- a CDS encoding OsmC family protein, which translates into the protein MKITLNRINDEYLFQCINAQGNSILLDNTTQPGAKGVSPMESMLMAVAGCSGIDVVSILKKQRQEITGFSAEVEGERVVVDDAKPFKSIMVKFMLEGIIDPKKAFKAAELSFEKYCSVSKTLEPNVEISYEVFVNGEKV